ATCTCGACGGCTCTTCCAGGAGCGGCGGATGAAGATCGCCCGCGTCACTGGCACCGTGGTCTCCACCATCCAGCATCGCTCCTTCGACGGTCAGAAGCTCCTCCTCTGCGACCTCCTCGACCTCGCCGGCGAGCCCACCGGCGCCTACCTCATCGCCGTCGACTCCGTCGGCGCCGGCGCCGGAGAAACAGTCCTCATCCTCGACGAAGGCAACGGCGCCCGCCAGGTCCTCGCCGACCCCGAAGCCCCGGTGCGCGCGGTAGTGGTGGGGGTGGTGGACGAGCTCGCCCTGTCCTCAAGCTGAGAACGCCTTCAGTCTGAGGACCCTCTTCTC
This region of Acidobacteriota bacterium genomic DNA includes:
- a CDS encoding EutN/CcmL family microcompartment protein: MKIARVTGTVVSTIQHRSFDGQKLLLCDLLDLAGEPTGAYLIAVDSVGAGAGETVLILDEGNGARQVLADPEAPVRAVVVGVVDELALSSS